The following are from one region of the Methanospirillum hungatei genome:
- a CDS encoding (Fe-S)-binding protein gives MKESKNRSFLSEKRLSHMGFDAAKCDFSRCKGECLTKCPYVSYNEKETKEQISALIKGEMAPILKECITCAACNEYCPLGANPWDLILWRQEQTQVLGIPSNAKPASDWLVKPKIVRPGKPGGALISLCGIYEVVPQQEFLTGIMFDETTLIGGGDYCCGFTETHLGRGSRPYEFLPTLVKNLADAAKEYGVSEIVFTHDACYNVLTTVAIQDRIEVPFKPVHILEYIRNWLRDHKDKITPLNMKMAYQGGCTTRYAAKEGEIWRDWLEEILSLIGVTCVEDKRKYTGDNRLCCCCSIFHTQHERAMKFQHMNIQDAIDAGAEGYCFICPACVSVMRMTCKEMNLTPYYITQLVKMALKEDLGKAGTAAFGYPVK, from the coding sequence GTGAAAGAATCAAAGAACAGATCTTTTCTCTCTGAAAAGCGACTGTCTCATATGGGTTTTGATGCTGCAAAGTGTGATTTTTCCCGGTGCAAAGGGGAATGCCTGACAAAGTGTCCCTATGTCTCATACAATGAAAAAGAGACAAAAGAGCAGATAAGTGCGTTAATAAAAGGGGAAATGGCTCCAATTCTTAAGGAGTGTATCACCTGTGCTGCCTGTAATGAATACTGTCCACTTGGAGCAAATCCCTGGGACCTGATATTATGGAGACAGGAGCAGACGCAGGTATTAGGGATTCCGAGCAATGCAAAACCCGCTTCTGACTGGCTGGTAAAACCAAAGATTGTCAGACCAGGAAAGCCTGGTGGTGCGTTAATTTCTCTGTGTGGTATCTATGAGGTTGTTCCACAGCAGGAATTTTTAACTGGCATTATGTTTGATGAGACCACACTCATCGGAGGAGGGGATTATTGTTGCGGGTTTACTGAGACTCATCTTGGACGGGGCTCCAGACCTTATGAATTTCTTCCAACCCTGGTCAAAAACCTGGCTGATGCAGCAAAAGAATACGGAGTTTCTGAAATTGTATTCACACATGATGCCTGTTATAATGTTCTGACAACCGTCGCAATCCAGGATCGCATTGAAGTTCCTTTCAAACCGGTTCACATCCTTGAGTATATCAGAAACTGGCTCCGTGATCACAAAGACAAAATTACTCCGCTAAACATGAAGATGGCATATCAGGGAGGGTGTACTACGCGTTATGCAGCAAAGGAGGGTGAGATCTGGAGAGACTGGCTTGAGGAAATACTCAGTCTGATTGGCGTTACCTGTGTTGAAGACAAAAGAAAGTACACCGGAGACAATCGGCTTTGTTGTTGCTGCAGTATCTTTCACACCCAGCATGAACGGGCAATGAAATTCCAGCATATGAACATTCAGGATGCAATAGACGCCGGTGCTGAGGGGTACTGTTTCATCTGCCCTGCGTGTGTTTCAGTAATGCGGATGACCTGTAAAGAGATGAATCTGACACCATATTACATCACACAGCTCGTTAAAATGGCTCTGAAAGAAGATTTAGGAAAAGCCGGAACTGCCGCATTTGGTTACCCGGTTAAGTAA
- a CDS encoding pyridoxamine 5'-phosphate oxidase family protein: MVTFTNEMKEALRVPGKGGSLIHMATSSLDGKPNIAAMRFVATHGDDKILISDMFLLKTKMNLKENPECSIAICHPMDAGRDWVFKGKAVDIEYGFPPEFDWYGVKAKEILDKWGDWATLEPPKEVPPDIVFPKPAQRGVVVLHVEEIYSIEKGKTGERIQ; this comes from the coding sequence ATGGTTACATTCACCAATGAGATGAAAGAAGCCTTACGGGTTCCAGGGAAGGGTGGAAGTCTTATTCATATGGCTACCTCCAGCCTTGACGGTAAACCAAATATCGCTGCCATGAGATTTGTTGCAACGCATGGTGATGATAAAATTCTGATTTCAGATATGTTTCTGCTCAAGACTAAGATGAACCTGAAGGAAAATCCTGAGTGTAGTATCGCAATCTGCCATCCGATGGATGCTGGGCGTGACTGGGTTTTCAAAGGGAAAGCAGTTGATATTGAGTATGGGTTCCCCCCGGAATTTGACTGGTACGGAGTTAAGGCCAAGGAAATTTTAGACAAATGGGGAGACTGGGCAACACTTGAACCACCAAAAGAAGTCCCACCAGATATTGTATTTCCAAAACCTGCCCAGCGGGGTGTTGTCGTCCTGCATGTCGAAGAGATTTACTCTATTGAGAAAGGAAAAACCGGAGAGCGTATCCAGTGA
- a CDS encoding 4Fe-4S dicluster domain-containing protein, which translates to MGEEDTGKTPKKFPWFEPFACEGCGDCVSVCPTGSVELLGKEDQKVPKAWVVSPDTCIGCGKCAKACIVGAVQMTSYVDMAKKRYKEEPRPV; encoded by the coding sequence ATGGGAGAAGAAGATACCGGGAAGACACCAAAAAAATTCCCCTGGTTTGAACCCTTTGCTTGTGAGGGCTGCGGAGACTGTGTTTCAGTATGCCCTACCGGTTCAGTTGAACTTCTCGGGAAAGAGGATCAAAAAGTTCCAAAGGCGTGGGTTGTAAGCCCTGACACCTGCATCGGGTGTGGGAAATGCGCCAAAGCCTGTATTGTCGGTGCCGTACAAATGACCAGTTATGTGGACATGGCAAAAAAGCGGTACAAGGAAGAACCCCGCCCTGTCTAA
- the mch gene encoding methenyltetrahydromethanopterin cyclohydrolase produces the protein MISVNTYALPVVLDMMRNAEILGIKVHTLENGTTVIDCGVRENGCHEAGLQFLKVCAGGLIEPTIVHQPISGQVFPFVHLTVKHPIIACLGSQKAGWVIRRNNFFAMGSGPARALALKPKGTYQAIQYHDTSDIAIIALEAGVLPDEDICSYIAEKCGVKPKNLYALVASTRSIVGSIQISGRIVTMAMHKLEDMGYDLSNIVNAAGRSPVAPIKNTFEQAMGVTNDCNIYYGSVMISTRLYSDEFSRITSDNSEMYGRPFYELFKNANYDFVNIGSYLGFSPAELTVNDCTTGKIYHFGRLNEEVLLESFNAIYDKI, from the coding sequence ATGATTAGTGTTAATACATATGCCCTTCCCGTTGTGCTCGATATGATGCGCAACGCTGAGATTTTGGGTATTAAAGTCCACACCCTTGAAAATGGGACAACTGTGATCGACTGTGGTGTGAGAGAGAATGGGTGTCATGAAGCCGGCCTACAGTTCCTGAAAGTCTGCGCCGGAGGATTAATTGAACCAACCATTGTCCATCAGCCTATTTCCGGCCAGGTGTTTCCTTTCGTTCATCTGACGGTAAAACACCCCATTATTGCCTGTCTTGGTTCTCAGAAAGCAGGCTGGGTAATCAGGAGAAATAACTTTTTTGCGATGGGGTCCGGACCAGCACGGGCACTTGCCTTAAAACCCAAAGGGACGTATCAGGCGATTCAGTATCACGACACTTCAGATATTGCAATAATTGCTCTTGAAGCGGGTGTTCTTCCAGATGAAGACATATGTTCATATATAGCAGAAAAGTGTGGAGTAAAACCCAAAAATCTCTATGCTCTTGTTGCATCTACCCGGAGTATTGTAGGATCTATTCAAATATCCGGAAGAATTGTCACGATGGCAATGCATAAACTCGAGGATATGGGATATGATCTCTCAAATATCGTAAATGCTGCCGGAAGGTCGCCTGTTGCTCCAATAAAAAATACCTTTGAGCAGGCGATGGGGGTTACTAATGACTGTAATATCTATTATGGATCAGTCATGATATCCACACGACTATACTCTGACGAGTTTTCCAGGATCACATCAGATAACTCTGAGATGTACGGAAGACCATTTTACGAATTATTTAAAAATGCAAACTATGACTTTGTCAATATAGGTTCCTATCTCGGATTTTCACCAGCCGAACTAACCGTTAATGACTGTACTACCGGAAAAATATACCATTTCGGCAGGTTAAACGAGGAGGTTCTCCTCGAATCCTTTAACGCTATATACGATAAGATTTAG
- a CDS encoding DUF1622 domain-containing protein, translating into MIPGLWSDPDSLILLCIDAVSRIIELCAVLVIFGSIIVGSVRYFLIKKPGVLSGIDQMVGYRQYIGQWLLLGLELLVAADIIRTVALDQTLERVAGLGLLVLVRTFLSWALVVEMEGRWPWQSVRE; encoded by the coding sequence ATGATTCCCGGATTGTGGAGTGACCCTGACAGTCTTATTCTTTTATGCATCGATGCCGTCTCCCGGATCATTGAATTATGTGCCGTTTTAGTAATTTTTGGATCAATTATCGTCGGTTCTGTCAGATATTTTCTCATCAAAAAACCAGGTGTCCTGTCCGGAATTGATCAGATGGTAGGATACCGGCAATACATCGGCCAATGGCTACTTTTAGGATTGGAACTGCTTGTTGCAGCAGACATCATCCGAACCGTGGCTCTTGATCAGACGCTTGAACGGGTTGCAGGGCTTGGGCTTTTGGTATTGGTCCGGACATTTCTGAGTTGGGCCCTTGTAGTTGAGATGGAAGGAAGATGGCCATGGCAATCGGTGAGAGAATAA